In the Chlorobium limicola DSM 245 genome, one interval contains:
- a CDS encoding 1,9-bis(guanidino)-5-aza-nonane synthase, which translates to MESGTAKKELLNAPVRHIDIKQLNIVPLIDQMGDTAFQARNLARAATIVDLMQQDKECAVILTLAGSLISAGLKQVIIDMIDNHMVDAIVSTGANIVDQDFFEALGFKHYKGTPFIDDAILRDMHVDRIYDTYIDEDDLRVCDETMGKIADSMQPGAYSSREFIIEMAKYIEANNLDKNSIVYKAYEKGVPIFCPAFSDCSAGFGLVHHQWHNPDNHVAIDSVKDFRELTKVKIENDRTGIFMIGGGVPKNFTQDIVVAAEVLGYEDVSMHTYAVQITVADERDGALSGSTLKEASSWGKVDTVYEQMVFAEATIAMPLIAGYAYHKRNWEGRTAKNFNAMLDKQSVSA; encoded by the coding sequence ATGGAATCAGGAACCGCAAAGAAAGAACTGCTCAATGCGCCTGTACGGCATATTGATATCAAACAGCTTAATATTGTTCCCCTTATTGACCAGATGGGAGATACCGCCTTTCAGGCCAGAAATCTCGCAAGAGCCGCTACGATCGTGGATCTCATGCAGCAGGACAAGGAGTGCGCCGTCATCCTCACACTCGCCGGTTCGCTCATCAGCGCCGGTCTGAAACAGGTCATCATCGACATGATCGACAACCACATGGTTGACGCCATTGTCTCCACCGGCGCCAACATCGTCGATCAGGACTTTTTCGAAGCGCTCGGCTTCAAACACTACAAAGGCACGCCGTTCATCGACGACGCCATCCTGCGCGACATGCATGTCGATCGCATCTACGACACCTATATCGACGAAGACGACCTGCGCGTCTGCGACGAAACCATGGGCAAGATCGCCGACTCCATGCAGCCCGGTGCGTACTCGTCGCGCGAGTTCATCATCGAGATGGCTAAATACATCGAGGCAAACAACCTCGACAAAAACTCCATTGTCTATAAAGCATACGAAAAGGGCGTGCCGATTTTCTGTCCGGCATTCAGCGACTGCTCGGCCGGTTTCGGTCTGGTGCACCACCAGTGGCACAACCCGGACAACCATGTGGCCATCGACTCTGTGAAGGATTTCCGTGAGCTGACCAAAGTGAAAATCGAGAACGACAGAACCGGCATATTCATGATCGGCGGCGGCGTTCCGAAGAACTTCACCCAGGATATCGTGGTGGCAGCCGAAGTGCTCGGCTATGAGGATGTCTCCATGCACACCTATGCCGTGCAGATCACCGTTGCGGACGAACGTGACGGCGCGCTTTCAGGCTCCACCCTCAAAGAGGCCAGTTCCTGGGGCAAGGTCGATACCGTATATGAGCAGATGGTGTTTGCCGAGGCAACCATCGCCATGCCGCTCATCGCCGGTTATGCCTATCACAAACGCAACTGGGAAGGTCGTACGGCAAAGAACTTCAACGCAATGCTCGACAAACAGAGCGTCAGCGCATAA
- the trpS gene encoding tryptophan--tRNA ligase, with the protein MGTLRILSGMRPTGKLHLGHYTGALENWVHQQNLLAEDGSRVYETCFLIADYHILTTSLETADAYQHTIDMLMDWLAAGVDPEKSPVFRQSQVKEHAELFLLFAMLITSSRLERNPTLKEQVRDLNMDSLTYGHLGYPVLQAADILLYKGNIVPVGEDQIPHVEITREIARKFNFHYPHPETGNVFPEPEPKITKFSRLVGLDGKAKMSKSLGNTILLSDTPEEVLKKVRNAVTDTLKVRRNDPGRPEVCTVFSYHKRFTAQGELDSIETGCRSGALGCVDCKKLCAAAISAELEPLLEKRRYYEDRIELVRNILLEGEIKARTIASQTMQEVRTAMKLG; encoded by the coding sequence ATGGGAACTCTTCGCATTTTAAGCGGGATGCGGCCGACCGGAAAACTGCACCTTGGACACTACACCGGCGCACTTGAAAACTGGGTTCACCAGCAGAACCTCCTTGCAGAAGACGGCTCAAGAGTTTATGAAACCTGCTTTCTCATTGCGGACTATCATATTCTGACCACATCGCTGGAAACTGCCGACGCTTACCAGCACACCATCGATATGCTGATGGACTGGCTTGCCGCGGGAGTGGATCCGGAAAAAAGCCCTGTTTTCCGGCAGTCGCAGGTCAAGGAGCATGCGGAGCTGTTTCTCCTTTTCGCCATGCTGATAACCTCATCGAGACTTGAACGGAACCCGACACTGAAGGAACAGGTTCGCGACCTGAACATGGACTCCCTGACGTACGGACATCTCGGATATCCGGTTCTGCAGGCTGCGGACATACTGCTCTACAAGGGAAATATCGTACCGGTAGGCGAAGATCAGATCCCGCATGTTGAAATAACCAGAGAGATCGCCCGTAAATTCAATTTCCACTACCCTCATCCTGAAACCGGAAACGTTTTTCCGGAGCCTGAGCCGAAAATCACGAAATTTTCAAGGCTGGTAGGCCTCGACGGCAAAGCAAAAATGTCAAAATCGCTCGGCAACACGATACTGCTTTCCGACACGCCTGAAGAGGTGCTCAAAAAAGTCAGAAACGCCGTAACGGACACCTTGAAAGTCAGAAGAAACGATCCCGGACGTCCGGAAGTCTGTACGGTCTTCAGCTACCATAAACGGTTTACTGCCCAGGGGGAGCTTGATTCCATCGAAACCGGATGCCGTTCAGGCGCTCTCGGTTGCGTTGACTGCAAAAAGCTCTGCGCCGCCGCGATATCGGCGGAACTTGAACCGCTTCTTGAAAAACGCCGCTACTATGAGGACCGGATAGAGCTTGTCCGGAATATTCTGCTCGAAGGCGAAATAAAAGCCCGTACTATAGCCTCGCAAACCATGCAGGAAGTCCGGACAGCCATGAAGCTTGGATAA
- a CDS encoding beta-phosphoglucomutase family hydrolase — protein sequence MILPEKKYAFIFDMDGVLTDNMKLHAASWVELFRDYGLEGLDPERYLVETAGMKGPDVLRYFLDPDISSQEAERLTELKDFLYRVNSRSLIKPLSGLHTFLEHADMAGIALAVGTGSGAKNTDYVLGLLETRRFFKAIVGSHHVKEGKPAPDIFLRAAELLEIEPADCIVFEDALPGIEAASRAGMSCVALTTTNSRDAFASCSNVLEIIDDFMQLDPVGLLERLHESRTETL from the coding sequence ATGATACTTCCAGAGAAAAAATATGCCTTTATTTTCGATATGGACGGAGTCCTGACGGACAACATGAAACTGCATGCTGCATCATGGGTCGAGCTGTTCAGGGACTACGGCCTCGAAGGACTCGATCCGGAACGGTATCTTGTCGAAACGGCGGGCATGAAAGGCCCTGATGTACTTCGATATTTTCTCGATCCCGACATCAGCTCCCAGGAAGCCGAGCGGCTGACGGAATTGAAGGATTTTCTCTACCGGGTAAATTCCCGCTCTCTTATCAAACCCCTTTCTGGGCTCCATACGTTTCTTGAACATGCCGACATGGCAGGTATAGCCCTTGCCGTAGGCACCGGTTCAGGTGCTAAAAATACCGACTATGTCCTTGGCCTTCTTGAAACCAGACGTTTTTTTAAGGCCATTGTAGGTTCCCATCATGTCAAGGAGGGCAAACCCGCTCCGGACATATTTCTCAGGGCGGCAGAACTGCTTGAAATCGAACCTGCGGACTGTATTGTTTTCGAAGATGCACTGCCGGGAATCGAAGCCGCCTCAAGAGCGGGGATGAGCTGCGTTGCGCTGACCACGACAAACAGTCGTGACGCCTTTGCCTCCTGCAGTAACGTCCTTGAAATAATCGATGATTTCATGCAGCTGGACCCGGTCGGCCTGCTCGAACGGCTTCATGAGTCCCGTACCGAAACCTTATAA
- the argS gene encoding arginine--tRNA ligase: protein MQEFLLPVIKSALQSAAIETDKPVQIEKPTDKKNGDFSTNIALLLSKECRRNPRELAAELIGQMIFPDGTVERIEIAGPGFINFYLTPLFIMQSVEHILLEGKGYGSSCAGKGKTAIVEYVSANPTGPLTIGRGRGGVLGDCIANLLATQGYGLTREYYFNDAGRQMQILGESVRYRYMERCGRDIVFPESHYQGEYIREIAEILFLEHESSLIDSDNLSIFKDTAEAIIFSSIKKTLARIDIRHDSFFNEHTLYIAEGNGKSANDRVLELLESKGFIDRYDGATWFLTTKLGQEKDKVLVKSSGEPSYRLPDIAYHLDKYRRKFDLIVNVFGADHIDEYPDVLEALRILGHDTSKMRVAINQFVTTTVDGETVKMSTRKGNADLLDELIDDVGADATRLFFIMRSKDSHLNFDIELAKKQSKDNPVFYLQYAHARICSLLRIAAEEAGFKPDGSGAHLLQKLTLEPEIQLGFTLLDYPEVIRTAIRLLEPQKMVEYLHSVAEQYHKFYQECPILKADPDIRTARLFLSLATRQVLRNGFTILGISAPESM from the coding sequence ATGCAAGAATTTTTACTCCCGGTCATCAAAAGCGCACTGCAGTCCGCTGCAATAGAAACTGACAAACCGGTGCAGATCGAAAAACCCACCGACAAAAAAAACGGTGATTTCTCGACGAACATCGCACTTCTCCTCTCGAAAGAGTGTCGTCGGAACCCGAGAGAACTGGCCGCCGAACTGATCGGACAGATGATCTTTCCGGACGGGACCGTTGAGCGCATAGAGATTGCCGGACCGGGATTCATTAATTTCTACCTTACGCCCTTGTTCATCATGCAGTCGGTGGAGCATATCCTGCTTGAGGGCAAAGGGTATGGCTCTTCGTGCGCAGGCAAAGGCAAAACCGCCATCGTCGAATATGTCAGCGCCAACCCGACCGGGCCGCTGACCATAGGCAGAGGACGGGGCGGTGTACTTGGCGACTGCATCGCGAACCTGCTTGCAACGCAGGGATACGGCCTTACAAGGGAGTATTATTTCAACGATGCCGGAAGGCAGATGCAGATCCTCGGGGAGTCCGTCCGTTACCGATATATGGAACGCTGCGGACGCGATATCGTTTTTCCTGAATCCCATTACCAGGGAGAGTATATCAGGGAAATTGCAGAAATACTCTTTCTCGAACACGAATCATCGCTTATCGACAGCGATAATCTCAGCATATTCAAGGATACTGCGGAAGCGATTATTTTCAGCTCGATAAAAAAAACCCTCGCGCGTATCGACATCCGACATGACTCGTTTTTCAACGAACACACCCTCTACATCGCTGAAGGAAACGGAAAATCAGCGAACGATCGGGTTCTTGAGCTGCTTGAATCGAAAGGATTCATTGACCGATATGATGGCGCCACCTGGTTTCTTACCACAAAACTCGGTCAGGAAAAAGATAAAGTGCTGGTGAAATCATCCGGAGAACCAAGCTACCGGCTGCCCGATATCGCCTATCATCTCGATAAATACCGTCGCAAGTTCGACCTCATCGTGAACGTCTTCGGAGCCGATCACATCGACGAGTATCCCGACGTTCTGGAGGCACTGCGCATTCTCGGTCACGATACCTCGAAAATGCGGGTAGCCATCAATCAGTTCGTTACGACTACCGTTGACGGCGAAACCGTCAAAATGTCAACCAGAAAGGGAAACGCCGATCTGCTGGATGAACTGATCGATGATGTCGGCGCCGATGCCACCCGCCTTTTCTTTATCATGCGCAGCAAGGATTCGCACCTTAATTTCGATATCGAGCTTGCTAAAAAACAGTCGAAAGACAACCCTGTCTTTTACCTGCAGTATGCCCATGCCCGGATCTGCAGCCTGCTGCGTATTGCAGCGGAAGAAGCCGGTTTCAAACCCGACGGATCAGGAGCCCATCTGCTGCAGAAACTCACCCTGGAACCCGAAATCCAGCTCGGGTTTACCCTGCTTGACTATCCTGAGGTCATCAGGACGGCGATACGTCTGCTGGAACCGCAGAAAATGGTCGAGTACCTGCACTCCGTTGCCGAACAGTATCATAAATTCTATCAGGAGTGCCCGATTCTCAAGGCCGATCCCGACATTCGTACGGCAAGACTCTTTTTATCTCTGGCAACAAGACAGGTACTGCGAAACGGCTTTACCATTCTCGGCATATCGGCACCGGAATCGATGTGA
- the nadD gene encoding nicotinate (nicotinamide) nucleotide adenylyltransferase, with amino-acid sequence MHVALYGGSFDPPHNGHLALCLFAVELLRIDRLIISVSINPFKGRYGAADEQRKQMASLFAGELSRVGISAEVSGWELEKKQPSYTVDLIRYVRSVYPLDRLTLLIGEDSFREIRSWKSWEILPSLCDLAVFRRTSPEDHRENSSFPFSSGTVRLIDFDFPLSSTVIRERVAADMPVGDLLPSAIRHYIVKHGLYRKA; translated from the coding sequence GTGCATGTTGCGCTCTATGGAGGGTCGTTCGACCCTCCGCATAACGGGCATCTGGCGCTCTGCCTCTTTGCCGTTGAGTTGCTGCGTATCGACAGGCTGATAATTTCGGTATCCATCAATCCGTTCAAGGGGCGGTACGGGGCTGCAGATGAACAGCGGAAGCAGATGGCCAGTCTGTTTGCGGGCGAGCTTTCGCGAGTCGGCATTTCTGCAGAGGTTAGCGGGTGGGAGCTTGAAAAAAAACAACCTTCATATACGGTCGATCTTATCCGTTACGTACGGTCGGTCTATCCGCTTGATCGGCTCACCCTTCTGATAGGCGAGGACAGTTTCAGGGAGATCCGCTCCTGGAAATCCTGGGAAATACTTCCGTCTCTCTGCGATCTCGCGGTTTTCAGGCGCACTTCGCCGGAAGATCATCGGGAGAACTCCTCCTTTCCGTTTTCATCCGGCACGGTTCGTTTAATCGATTTCGATTTTCCGCTTTCATCTACCGTCATCCGGGAGAGAGTTGCCGCCGATATGCCGGTAGGCGATCTTCTGCCCTCTGCGATCAGGCACTATATTGTCAAACACGGGTTATACCGTAAGGCATAA
- a CDS encoding outer membrane protein assembly factor BamD, which yields MIFPVSALLFSACSSSNVSSLDSSGAVENRYGKALGYYNKEDFNDAALELEPVIFTSRATAFEDDVLFLLAQSYYKSEQYLLAVDMYSRLLQQVPSSPFARQAQFQLAKSHEQLSTHFELDHEHTLKAIQQFALYLEVYPGRDSAQITADADMYRELLKVNPANESYKERYANFQSELEGVESQDYAQKAIVKLREKLAKNTYYIARQYIQLKKYKASGIYFDEVIKRYPDTIYFEQAWKGRIDVLIKRKKWFDASQAVDRYLQLFPDKSGDMQETRDRIMKNFSNA from the coding sequence ATGATATTTCCCGTCTCCGCACTTCTGTTTTCCGCCTGTTCATCCTCAAACGTATCATCACTGGATTCTTCCGGGGCGGTCGAAAACCGATACGGAAAGGCGCTCGGTTATTACAACAAGGAAGATTTTAACGATGCCGCGCTTGAACTTGAGCCGGTAATATTTACTTCACGCGCAACTGCCTTCGAAGACGATGTTCTGTTCCTGCTCGCACAGTCATATTACAAATCAGAGCAGTATCTGCTTGCCGTCGATATGTATTCGAGGCTTCTTCAGCAGGTTCCGTCATCTCCATTTGCCAGACAGGCCCAGTTTCAGCTGGCAAAGTCACACGAGCAGTTATCGACTCATTTCGAACTCGATCACGAACATACCCTCAAGGCAATCCAGCAATTTGCCCTTTATCTGGAAGTCTATCCCGGCAGGGACTCTGCGCAGATAACCGCCGATGCGGACATGTACAGGGAGCTTCTGAAAGTCAACCCTGCCAATGAATCATACAAAGAACGCTATGCAAACTTTCAGTCAGAGCTTGAAGGGGTCGAGTCTCAGGATTATGCTCAAAAAGCTATAGTGAAACTTCGGGAAAAGCTTGCAAAGAATACCTATTATATCGCTCGCCAGTATATCCAGCTCAAAAAATACAAGGCATCGGGAATCTATTTCGATGAAGTGATCAAGCGCTATCCGGATACGATTTATTTCGAGCAGGCCTGGAAAGGGCGTATCGACGTGCTGATCAAACGCAAAAAGTGGTTTGATGCAAGTCAGGCGGTTGATCGGTATCTGCAGCTTTTCCCTGACAAAAGCGGAGATATGCAGGAGACCCGTGACCGGATCATGAAAAATTTCAGCAACGCCTGA
- the atpH gene encoding ATP synthase F1 subunit delta, which produces MSSLIASRRYAWALLSAAEEGQFLDQATDALNSIKETLANSRDLVHVLRSPLINGDKKTHILEEVFKEIAGEKVMIFLRLLAHKKRAGQLPEIIGEYQKLLDEKNGVINVSINSAVMLSDEQAKDLVNKLANYTGKKVRAKMKLEEALLGGVTVKIEDTIIDGSVRHQLQMMKKFLLAGKL; this is translated from the coding sequence ATGTCAAGTCTAATTGCAAGCAGAAGGTACGCATGGGCTCTTCTGTCAGCGGCTGAAGAGGGACAGTTTCTCGATCAGGCGACTGATGCGCTCAATAGCATTAAGGAAACTCTCGCCAACTCCCGTGATCTGGTTCATGTGCTCAGAAGCCCGTTGATCAATGGCGACAAGAAAACACATATTCTTGAAGAGGTTTTCAAGGAGATCGCCGGTGAGAAAGTAATGATTTTTCTGCGCCTGCTTGCCCATAAAAAGAGGGCTGGTCAGCTTCCGGAAATTATCGGTGAGTACCAGAAACTGCTCGATGAAAAAAACGGTGTGATCAACGTTTCCATAAACAGCGCGGTCATGCTGAGCGATGAACAGGCGAAAGATCTGGTCAATAAACTGGCCAACTATACCGGCAAGAAAGTACGCGCTAAAATGAAGCTTGAAGAGGCGTTGCTTGGTGGTGTTACGGTTAAAATCGAGGATACCATCATTGACGGAAGCGTACGGCACCAGCTTCAGATGATGAAGAAATTTTTGCTTGCCGGAAAACTGTAA
- a CDS encoding F0F1 ATP synthase subunit B, with the protein MLTSGIILLSGGLLSPNPGLIFWTAVTFVIVLLILKQLAWGPIISALEEREKGIQSSIDRAYSAKDEAEAILRKNRDMLAKADLESERIIREGKEYGEKLRQEMAEKAQFEAKKMIASAKDEIEQEKRRALDVLRNEVADLAIMGAEKIIKSSLDADTQKKIVDSMIRDLASKRN; encoded by the coding sequence ATGCTTACGTCGGGAATCATACTGCTCAGCGGCGGTCTTTTAAGCCCTAACCCGGGACTTATTTTCTGGACAGCGGTAACGTTCGTTATTGTGCTGCTCATCCTCAAACAGCTTGCATGGGGGCCTATCATCTCGGCTCTCGAAGAGAGAGAAAAAGGCATACAGTCATCCATTGACCGTGCGTACAGCGCAAAGGATGAGGCTGAGGCAATTCTTCGTAAAAACAGGGATATGCTGGCAAAAGCCGATCTTGAATCGGAACGTATCATTCGTGAAGGGAAAGAGTACGGTGAGAAGCTTCGTCAGGAAATGGCCGAAAAAGCCCAGTTTGAAGCGAAGAAAATGATTGCGTCTGCAAAAGATGAGATCGAGCAGGAAAAACGCCGCGCTCTTGATGTTCTGAGAAATGAAGTAGCCGATCTCGCCATCATGGGGGCTGAAAAAATAATTAAATCCAGCCTCGATGCTGATACACAGAAAAAAATTGTGGATAGCATGATTCGGGATCTCGCTTCAAAACGTAACTGA
- the atpE gene encoding ATP synthase F0 subunit C has product MEGLGFLGAGIGAGLAVIGAGLGIGNIAASAAEGTARQPEATSEIRTTMIIAAALIEGVALFGEVICVLLALK; this is encoded by the coding sequence ATGGAAGGTTTGGGATTCTTAGGTGCCGGTATCGGCGCAGGTTTGGCTGTCATAGGTGCAGGTCTTGGTATCGGTAACATTGCCGCTTCAGCAGCTGAGGGTACTGCCCGTCAGCCGGAAGCTACATCGGAAATCCGTACAACAATGATTATCGCAGCAGCTCTTATCGAAGGTGTTGCTCTGTTCGGTGAGGTTATCTGCGTTCTGCTTGCTCTCAAGTAA
- a CDS encoding AtpZ/AtpI family protein, with product MKKSEEEEERFPDQFGRSLRALSDYLGLGIQIAASFVFFVLAGYWADEKLGTSPLLLLTGVFLGMVGMVLVLMKTLKTANRKKS from the coding sequence ATGAAAAAAAGCGAAGAAGAAGAGGAGCGCTTCCCGGATCAGTTCGGCAGGTCGCTCAGGGCGCTTTCCGATTATCTGGGGCTGGGTATTCAGATAGCGGCAAGTTTTGTTTTTTTTGTACTTGCGGGATACTGGGCTGATGAAAAGCTCGGCACTTCGCCGCTGTTGCTGCTGACAGGGGTCTTTCTGGGAATGGTCGGAATGGTTCTTGTCCTCATGAAAACACTTAAAACCGCCAACAGAAAAAAGTCGTAA
- the pgeF gene encoding peptidoglycan editing factor PgeF, with amino-acid sequence MEKSMLPEYLVPGIFSGINNLVALQTTRNGGASPAPFNSLNFGKNTGDSAGNIRQNTVALCRSLNIAPDTLAGSDQVHGTKLLHVRQPGFYSGYDALATAEQGIYLCIYTADCFPVLLFDPVNRAAAAIHAGWKGTACMIVPKTITFMQQRFRSNPDDILAWIGTGISQAAYEVEFAVADNFSPAHYKATPSDNGKYLLDLAGANLEQLLRSGVPEKQIETSTFCSSRDSNLFFSYRRDAGKTGRMVSLIGLTPP; translated from the coding sequence ATGGAGAAAAGCATGCTTCCGGAATACCTTGTGCCCGGAATATTCAGCGGCATCAATAACCTTGTCGCCCTGCAGACGACCCGAAACGGCGGCGCAAGCCCGGCCCCGTTCAACAGCCTCAATTTCGGAAAAAACACCGGGGACAGCGCCGGGAACATCAGACAGAACACTGTCGCCCTTTGCCGCTCTCTGAACATAGCACCTGATACGCTTGCAGGTTCCGACCAGGTGCACGGGACGAAGTTACTCCATGTCCGGCAACCAGGCTTTTATTCCGGTTACGATGCCCTGGCAACCGCAGAACAGGGCATCTACCTCTGCATTTATACTGCAGACTGCTTCCCCGTACTGCTCTTTGATCCGGTCAACCGGGCCGCGGCGGCAATTCATGCGGGGTGGAAAGGAACTGCCTGCATGATAGTTCCGAAAACCATCACCTTCATGCAGCAGAGGTTCCGATCAAACCCCGACGACATCCTTGCATGGATCGGTACCGGAATTTCACAGGCCGCTTATGAGGTAGAGTTTGCCGTCGCCGATAATTTCTCCCCGGCTCATTACAAGGCGACGCCATCCGACAACGGCAAATATCTGCTTGATCTTGCCGGCGCAAACCTTGAACAACTGCTCCGTTCCGGAGTTCCCGAAAAACAGATCGAAACATCGACATTCTGTTCCTCAAGAGACAGCAATCTGTTTTTTTCCTACCGTCGCGATGCAGGAAAAACCGGACGCATGGTAAGTCTCATCGGGCTCACTCCCCCTTGA
- the bchU gene encoding bacteriochlorophyllide d C-20 methyltransferase BchU, whose amino-acid sequence MNDLELLKQNHRANELIFKGLVEFGCFKAALELDLFSQLADEAKDTGTLAAATGSVPPRLGMLLEALRQMGVTNEDAGKWSLTPSAKAMFVPDAEHPNLYMIPVAKAMAHLSDNFYLKLADAVKGQLNFKGEVPYPPVTREDNWYFEEIHRSNAHFAIKLLLEEADLSAAKTMVDVGGGIGDISAALLQKFTNLQSTILNLPGAIELVNENAIEKGVGDRLKGVAVDIYKDVYPKADAVMFCRILYSANEQLSEMMCRKAFEALPSGGKVLILDMIIDDPESPNFDYLSHYILGAGMPFSVLGFKPQNAYKEILEKIGFTGVRIVRRYDHLLCEAVKPA is encoded by the coding sequence ATGAACGACCTTGAGTTACTGAAACAAAACCACAGGGCCAACGAACTTATTTTCAAAGGGCTTGTGGAATTCGGCTGTTTCAAAGCTGCTCTTGAACTTGACCTCTTTTCGCAACTGGCAGATGAGGCAAAAGATACCGGAACGCTTGCTGCCGCGACTGGTTCGGTTCCCCCTCGCCTTGGCATGCTGCTTGAAGCTCTCCGCCAGATGGGAGTCACAAATGAAGATGCCGGAAAATGGAGCCTTACTCCTTCGGCAAAAGCCATGTTCGTTCCGGACGCGGAACACCCCAACCTTTATATGATACCGGTTGCGAAAGCCATGGCGCACCTTTCGGACAATTTCTACCTGAAACTTGCCGATGCGGTCAAGGGTCAGCTCAATTTCAAGGGAGAAGTTCCCTATCCGCCGGTAACCCGTGAGGACAACTGGTATTTTGAAGAGATTCACCGGAGCAACGCGCATTTCGCAATCAAGCTTCTGCTTGAGGAAGCCGACCTGTCTGCTGCAAAAACAATGGTTGATGTAGGCGGCGGTATCGGAGACATCTCGGCTGCCCTGCTGCAAAAGTTCACCAATCTGCAATCAACGATCCTCAACCTGCCCGGCGCCATAGAGCTGGTCAATGAAAACGCCATCGAAAAAGGGGTCGGCGATCGTCTTAAAGGGGTGGCGGTCGATATCTACAAGGACGTCTATCCCAAGGCGGATGCCGTCATGTTCTGCCGTATCCTTTACTCGGCAAACGAGCAGCTGAGCGAAATGATGTGCAGAAAAGCTTTCGAGGCTCTCCCGTCAGGCGGAAAGGTGCTCATTCTCGACATGATCATCGACGACCCGGAAAGTCCGAACTTCGATTACCTGAGCCACTATATTCTGGGAGCCGGAATGCCGTTCTCTGTTCTGGGATTCAAACCGCAGAACGCCTATAAAGAGATTCTTGAAAAAATCGGATTTACCGGAGTGCGAATCGTGAGAAGGTATGACCACCTGCTGTGCGAAGCGGTAAAACCGGCCTGA